A single region of the Wenzhouxiangella sp. XN24 genome encodes:
- a CDS encoding TIR domain-containing protein — translation MFVSYARLDYARVAPLVAALEAEGWSVWWDPEISPGEEFDGLIAEALENARAVVVVWTPNSVGSRWVRGEARDAADRGVLVPVRFDQAKLPIDFRALHTIDLDDWGGDTAGESFQRIRRVLAAKLGSSQDSGDAEWVARTTRSRAAPAGSPLKRRAGMVLGAVLALGIGAMLIKTYVPEPEAVSAGTSGMGDDAPAAEATVSSEPSIAVMPFVDLSPEGNNAYFSDGLSEALMDSLARIPGLTVASRTASFAFREAGPSVPEVASALQVANLLEGSVRKSGDQLKISARLLDGRSGRPLWSETFDASMQDIFSVQETISVKIADALKLQLMGSETLVPIPTRDEAAYEDYLRGQDQLRREGTAANFDQAISYFEKALARDPQMGVALAGICTARWEKYSLSRERALADEAIEACIRAYANEGGESSVKLMVALGSLYRGIGDEEYALSLFRQALELSPNDAEVNSGLAITLRDMGELEEAARLQRRAIELDPAYWRYYSDLGAILVDQGELESAADQFRRAIRLNPDSPAPYNSLGGVYWLQGEFLRAGDAFRESIRRDPEEMFAYSNAGTMYFYTAEFVQAEEMFLQAGRLSPSDDRFQGYVAEAIVMQPSRDPADAAQYYEKALELAQERLEVSTGDDAARARIAGYLARLGRDAEARDLLESLGQQEDLSLEAVREIGMASLFLGEQARAVEHLAVARAAGLPAWLLTADKRLEPLAELPEFQALIADNTTGP, via the coding sequence GTGTTCGTCTCTTATGCTCGCCTTGATTACGCGCGCGTCGCGCCCTTGGTCGCAGCGCTCGAGGCGGAAGGCTGGTCGGTCTGGTGGGATCCCGAGATCTCGCCCGGGGAAGAATTCGACGGGCTGATCGCGGAGGCGCTCGAGAACGCGCGCGCCGTGGTCGTCGTCTGGACCCCCAATTCCGTGGGCTCTCGCTGGGTGCGGGGGGAAGCCAGGGATGCGGCGGACCGGGGCGTGCTGGTGCCGGTGCGTTTCGACCAGGCCAAGCTGCCGATCGACTTCCGGGCCCTGCACACCATCGATCTCGACGACTGGGGCGGAGATACCGCGGGGGAGAGCTTCCAGCGTATCCGGCGTGTGCTGGCGGCGAAGCTGGGGTCCTCGCAGGATTCCGGGGATGCCGAATGGGTGGCCCGGACGACCCGGTCGCGTGCTGCGCCGGCCGGATCTCCGCTGAAGCGCCGGGCGGGTATGGTGCTGGGCGCGGTGCTGGCGCTCGGCATCGGCGCAATGCTCATAAAGACCTATGTCCCCGAACCCGAGGCGGTATCCGCGGGGACGTCCGGCATGGGCGACGATGCGCCGGCCGCGGAGGCAACCGTCTCATCGGAACCCTCGATTGCGGTCATGCCTTTCGTGGACCTCAGCCCCGAGGGCAACAACGCGTATTTCAGCGACGGGCTTTCCGAAGCGTTGATGGACAGCCTCGCGAGGATTCCGGGCCTCACCGTGGCGTCCCGCACTGCGTCATTCGCATTTCGCGAGGCGGGGCCGAGTGTGCCCGAGGTGGCCAGCGCCCTGCAGGTGGCGAACCTGCTGGAAGGCAGCGTGCGCAAGTCGGGTGACCAGCTCAAGATCAGCGCGCGGTTGCTCGACGGCCGTTCCGGTCGCCCGCTCTGGAGCGAGACTTTCGACGCCAGCATGCAGGATATCTTTTCGGTGCAGGAAACGATCTCCGTCAAGATCGCCGATGCGCTGAAGCTCCAGCTGATGGGCAGCGAAACGCTCGTCCCGATCCCGACGCGCGACGAGGCGGCCTATGAGGACTACCTGCGCGGACAGGACCAGTTGCGGCGCGAGGGAACCGCCGCCAATTTCGACCAGGCGATCAGTTACTTCGAGAAAGCCCTGGCTCGTGATCCGCAGATGGGCGTGGCGCTCGCGGGCATCTGCACCGCGCGCTGGGAAAAGTATTCGCTCAGCCGTGAGCGGGCGCTTGCCGACGAGGCTATCGAGGCCTGCATTCGTGCCTACGCAAACGAGGGCGGGGAATCCTCGGTCAAGCTCATGGTCGCGCTGGGAAGCCTATACCGCGGGATCGGCGACGAGGAGTATGCCTTGTCCCTGTTCCGACAGGCGCTGGAACTCAGCCCCAACGATGCCGAGGTGAACTCGGGTCTCGCCATCACCTTGCGCGACATGGGCGAACTGGAGGAGGCGGCCCGATTGCAGCGCCGGGCCATAGAGCTGGATCCGGCCTACTGGCGCTACTACTCGGATCTCGGGGCGATCCTCGTCGACCAGGGCGAGCTCGAGTCTGCCGCGGACCAGTTCAGGCGCGCCATCCGCCTGAATCCCGACAGCCCCGCACCCTACAACAGCCTTGGCGGCGTTTACTGGCTGCAGGGCGAGTTCCTGCGCGCCGGAGACGCTTTTCGCGAATCCATACGCCGTGATCCCGAGGAGATGTTCGCCTATTCGAACGCGGGCACCATGTATTTCTACACGGCCGAGTTCGTCCAGGCCGAGGAGATGTTCCTGCAGGCCGGCAGGCTCAGCCCCTCGGACGATCGTTTCCAGGGCTATGTCGCCGAGGCGATCGTGATGCAGCCGTCGCGCGATCCTGCGGATGCGGCGCAGTACTACGAGAAGGCCCTCGAGCTTGCGCAGGAGCGGCTCGAGGTGAGCACGGGCGACGATGCGGCGCGCGCGCGCATCGCCGGCTACCTCGCGCGGCTCGGTCGGGACGCCGAAGCCCGGGACCTGCTGGAGAGTCTCGGGCAACAGGAGGACTTGTCGCTGGAGGCCGTCCGGGAAATCGGCATGGCCAGCCTGTTCCTCGGCGAACAGGCGCGAGCCGTCGAGCACCTCGCGGTGGCCAGGGCCGCCGGGTTGCCTGCATGGCTGTTGACCGCCGACAAGCGGCTCGAGCCCCTCGCCGAGTTGCCGGAGTTCCAGGCCCTGATCGCTGACAATACGACCGGACCCTAG
- a CDS encoding NAD/NADP octopine/nopaline dehydrogenase family protein: MKITVLGAGAGGTAVAFDCAAHGHEVRLFDFEQFPGNIEAIATQGGIHAEGNISGFGPIAYSGHDIDAALRGAELIYVVGPAYSTEPFGKAVAGKLSAGQTVIVSPCSCGGALAFKRAAGLALDDESIRVAETSTLHYAVRVTEPGRIRVFLKLKAGNLLAALPGRHTGGILELIADVYPGMEPAGNVLQTSLQNANPIIHPAVTLSNAARIETTGGDFLFYEDGVSDSVGRLIEALDNERIAIGKKLGITILPDPEMGMRQGYMLEANYGSGYRNAPGFRGIGAQPQLDHRYLTEDVGYGLVFMSELAKQVGVPTPGIDAVIQVASIVMASDYRATALRTPTSLGIADRSAEELASL; the protein is encoded by the coding sequence ATGAAGATCACCGTACTTGGGGCAGGCGCGGGCGGCACGGCCGTCGCATTCGATTGCGCGGCGCACGGGCACGAGGTCCGGCTGTTCGATTTCGAGCAATTCCCCGGCAACATCGAGGCCATCGCGACGCAGGGCGGGATCCACGCCGAGGGCAACATCTCCGGCTTCGGGCCCATCGCGTATTCCGGTCACGACATCGACGCGGCGTTGCGCGGTGCCGAGTTGATCTACGTGGTCGGCCCGGCCTACAGCACCGAGCCGTTCGGCAAAGCGGTGGCCGGCAAGCTGAGCGCCGGACAGACGGTGATCGTCAGCCCGTGTTCCTGCGGCGGCGCCCTGGCCTTCAAGCGCGCGGCCGGGCTGGCATTGGACGATGAATCGATCCGCGTCGCGGAAACTTCGACGTTGCACTATGCGGTGCGCGTGACCGAGCCCGGCAGGATCCGTGTGTTCCTGAAGCTGAAGGCGGGCAACCTCCTGGCCGCACTGCCGGGCAGACACACCGGCGGGATCCTGGAACTCATTGCCGACGTCTATCCGGGGATGGAGCCTGCCGGGAACGTCCTGCAGACGAGCCTGCAGAACGCCAACCCGATCATTCACCCGGCCGTGACCCTGAGCAATGCCGCGCGCATCGAGACGACCGGCGGGGACTTCCTGTTCTACGAGGACGGTGTCAGCGATTCGGTCGGTCGCCTCATCGAAGCCCTCGACAACGAACGCATCGCGATCGGCAAGAAGCTCGGTATTACGATCCTGCCCGATCCCGAGATGGGCATGCGCCAGGGCTACATGCTGGAAGCCAATTACGGCTCCGGCTACCGCAATGCGCCCGGGTTCCGGGGGATCGGTGCCCAGCCGCAACTCGACCATCGCTATCTCACCGAGGACGTCGGCTACGGCCTGGTGTTCATGTCCGAGCTGGCGAAGCAGGTCGGCGTTCCGACGCCTGGCATCGACGCCGTCATCCAGGTCGCCTCGATCGTGATGGCGAGCGACTACCGTGCCACGGCCTTGCGCACGCCGACGTCGCTGGGCATCGCGGATCGCTCGGCCGAGGAGCTCGCGTCGCTGTAG
- a CDS encoding protein tyrosine phosphatase family protein, which yields MNFHTINDRLVTGGDFAEDGLETIAGRGVTVVIDLRPAPPEGQAQRLLGRGIKWINIPVEWQQPTVENFDEFTAAMQASAGEKVFVQCQANYRASTMTYLYRVKVEGVAEPVARKDLEAAWQPNDTWRAFIRTVLEEGE from the coding sequence ATGAATTTCCACACCATCAACGATCGCCTGGTTACCGGCGGTGACTTTGCAGAAGACGGACTGGAGACCATCGCCGGGCGAGGGGTCACCGTGGTGATCGATCTCCGGCCCGCGCCACCCGAGGGCCAGGCGCAACGGCTCCTCGGGCGGGGGATCAAGTGGATCAACATCCCGGTCGAGTGGCAGCAGCCCACCGTAGAGAACTTCGACGAATTTACGGCCGCGATGCAGGCCAGCGCCGGCGAGAAGGTGTTCGTCCAGTGCCAGGCCAACTACCGCGCTTCGACCATGACCTATCTTTATCGGGTCAAGGTCGAAGGGGTGGCTGAACCCGTGGCGCGAAAGGACCTGGAGGCGGCCTGGCAGCCGAACGACACCTGGCGCGCCTTTATCAGGACGGTCCTTGAAGAAGGCGAGTGA
- a CDS encoding nucleotidyl transferase AbiEii/AbiGii toxin family protein, translating to MTFLSRISKALDAADVRYAVVGGYAVALHGAVRGTVDIDLVLRWTLRDLEAAEAALSSIGLVSRLPVTAESVFRFRDEYIRNRNLFAWNFYNPHDLSEQLDIVISEDLKGKRRIRIDTLDGPVQVLSRKDLIAMKRASGRPQDLADVAALEKLG from the coding sequence ATGACTTTCCTCTCCAGGATCAGCAAGGCACTCGACGCCGCCGACGTGCGCTACGCGGTGGTGGGGGGCTACGCCGTGGCATTGCACGGGGCTGTTCGCGGCACGGTCGATATCGATCTCGTGTTGCGCTGGACCCTGCGCGACCTGGAGGCCGCGGAAGCCGCGTTGAGCAGCATCGGCCTGGTGTCGCGACTGCCGGTGACGGCCGAAAGCGTGTTCCGGTTTCGCGACGAGTACATCCGGAACCGGAACCTTTTCGCCTGGAACTTCTATAACCCGCATGACCTCAGCGAACAGCTGGACATCGTCATCAGCGAGGACCTCAAGGGCAAGCGGCGGATACGAATCGACACACTGGACGGCCCCGTCCAGGTGCTCAGCCGCAAGGACCTGATCGCCATGAAACGGGCGAGCGGCCGGCCGCAGGATCTCGCAGACGTCGCGGCGCTGGAGAAGCTCGGGTGA
- a CDS encoding CopG family antitoxin, which translates to MQLFTDEYLAQCRGMTPDQVIRFLEDFRKLHAKRPARSRLISLKVPEDLLHAFRQRAELAGVPYQSQIKQLMREWVLDGRERTDQDG; encoded by the coding sequence GTGCAATTGTTCACCGACGAGTACCTGGCGCAGTGCCGGGGCATGACGCCCGACCAGGTGATCCGTTTTCTCGAGGACTTCCGCAAGCTCCACGCGAAGCGCCCGGCCCGCTCCAGGCTGATCAGCCTGAAGGTGCCCGAGGATCTGCTGCATGCGTTCCGCCAGCGGGCTGAGCTTGCGGGCGTGCCTTACCAGTCGCAGATCAAGCAGCTCATGCGGGAATGGGTGCTGGACGGTCGCGAGAGGACGGATCAGGACGGGTGA